In Flavivirga abyssicola, the following are encoded in one genomic region:
- the rpsF gene encoding 30S ribosomal protein S6, with product MNHYETVFILNPVLSEDQIKETVKKYEDFLVSNGAKMIAKEDWGLKKLAYPIQNKKSGFYHLFEYTVPGEVINALEVEFRRDERFMRYLTVALDKHAISWAERRRVKLKQKA from the coding sequence ATGAATCATTATGAAACTGTTTTCATCTTAAATCCCGTTTTATCTGAAGATCAGATAAAGGAAACAGTAAAGAAATACGAAGATTTTCTTGTTTCTAACGGCGCTAAGATGATAGCTAAAGAAGATTGGGGGCTTAAAAAATTAGCTTACCCAATTCAAAACAAGAAAAGTGGTTTCTATCACTTATTTGAGTACACTGTACCAGGAGAAGTCATTAATGCTTTAGAAGTAGAGTTTAGACGTGATGAGCGTTTTATGCGTTACTTAACTGTTGCATTAGACAAACATGCTATTTCATGGGCAGAGAGAAGAAGAGTTAAACTTAAACAAAAAGCTTAA
- the rpsR gene encoding 30S ribosomal protein S18, which yields MSSIEQQSKGKKDGEIRYLTPLNIETNKQKKYCRFKKSGIKYIDYKDPDFLLKFVNEQGKILPRRLTGTSLKYQRKVSVAVKRARHLALMPYVADLLK from the coding sequence ATGTCATCGATAGAACAACAATCTAAAGGAAAAAAAGACGGAGAAATTAGATATTTAACGCCGTTAAATATTGAGACAAACAAACAAAAGAAATATTGTCGTTTCAAAAAATCTGGTATTAAATACATAGATTATAAAGATCCAGATTTCTTATTAAAGTTTGTAAACGAGCAAGGTAAAATTTTACCAAGACGTTTAACAGGAACTTCGTTAAAGTATCAAAGAAAAGTATCTGTAGCTGTAAAAAGAGCACGTCACTTAGCTTTAATGCCATACGTAGCAGATTTATTAAAATAA
- the rplI gene encoding 50S ribosomal protein L9 has translation MELILKQDVENLGFKDDVVTVKNGYGRNFLIPQGQAILATSSAKKVLAENLKQRAFKEKKIVDDANKMAEALKALEIKIAAKVGAGDKLFGSVNNINVAEALEKEGQSIDKKFITVTTIKRTGKYNAVIRLHREVSVDLPFEVIAQAN, from the coding sequence ATGGAACTTATATTAAAACAAGACGTTGAAAATTTAGGATTTAAAGACGATGTTGTAACAGTTAAGAACGGTTATGGTAGAAACTTTTTAATTCCTCAAGGACAAGCTATACTTGCTACTTCTTCTGCTAAGAAAGTTTTAGCAGAGAATTTAAAGCAAAGAGCTTTTAAAGAGAAGAAAATAGTTGATGATGCTAATAAAATGGCGGAAGCTTTAAAAGCATTAGAAATTAAAATAGCTGCTAAAGTTGGCGCTGGAGACAAATTATTTGGTTCTGTGAATAATATTAATGTTGCTGAAGCTCTAGAAAAAGAAGGACAGTCTATTGATAAAAAATTCATAACAGTAACAACTATTAAGCGTACAGGAAAATACAATGCAGTGATACGTTTACATAGAGAGGTATCTGTTGATTTACCTTTTGAAGTTATTGCTCAAGCAAACTAA
- a CDS encoding LytR/AlgR family response regulator transcription factor, whose amino-acid sequence MTLNCVVVDDSAIQRLSIVKLVENHPSLNLIAEYSSALETKNGLNTHQVDLIFLDIEMPVLNGFELLDVLNNKPQIIFVTGKTEYAFKAFNYDATDYLHKPITRERFNTSVDKALEQHRLTLDFNEEEGEHIFVKSNLKKRKVYIKDIKWIEALGDYVKLVTEETSLVVLSTMKSFEAELPEGKFLRIHKSYIVNLDKIDRFNSKNVEVGAYEIPLSRNKKTQLVDALNNI is encoded by the coding sequence ATGACATTAAACTGTGTAGTAGTAGACGATTCGGCAATACAACGTCTCTCTATAGTTAAGTTAGTAGAGAATCATCCTTCACTTAACTTAATAGCGGAGTACAGTAGTGCCTTAGAAACTAAAAATGGTTTAAATACGCATCAAGTAGATTTAATTTTTTTAGACATTGAAATGCCAGTGTTAAATGGATTTGAACTTTTAGACGTATTAAACAATAAACCACAAATTATTTTTGTAACCGGTAAAACCGAATATGCTTTTAAAGCGTTTAATTATGACGCTACCGATTATTTACATAAACCAATTACAAGAGAACGCTTTAACACTTCTGTTGATAAAGCTTTAGAGCAACATAGATTGACTTTAGACTTTAACGAAGAGGAAGGTGAACATATTTTTGTAAAAAGTAATCTTAAAAAACGTAAAGTTTATATTAAAGATATTAAATGGATTGAAGCGCTTGGTGATTATGTAAAACTAGTTACAGAAGAAACCAGCTTAGTAGTATTATCTACAATGAAATCTTTTGAAGCTGAATTACCTGAAGGTAAATTTTTAAGAATCCACAAATCATACATTGTTAATCTTGATAAAATAGACAGATTTAACAGTAAAAATGTTGAAGTTGGAGCTTATGAAATTCCTTTAAGTAGAAATAAAAAGACTCAGTTAGTTGATGCTTTAAATAATATTTAA